The nucleotide window GTGTCGACCGCGTCGTGGCCGGCAAGGTGCTTCGACCGTTCACCAACAAACCACGCATCGCGCTGCTGGCGGTCATGGTCGTCACGGCCGTGATGAGCATGTGGATGAGCAACACCGCCGCGACGGCGCTCATGATCGCACTGACCGCGCCGATGATCGCCAAGACCGAGGCGACCGATCCGTTCCGCGTCGCGCTGATCCTCGGTGTCGCGTTCGCGGCCAACGTCGGCGGAATGGCCACGCCCATCGGCACGCCGCCCAATGCCGTCGCCGTTGCGGCGCTCGGCAAGGCGGGCGTTCATGTGAGCTTCCTCAACTGGATGGCGATCGGTCTGCCGTTGATGGTGGCGCTGCTGACGCTGACCTGGCTCATCCTGGCGACGGTGTTCAAGCCCCAAGCGAAGCAACTGGAGATGGAGCCGAAGAAGACGCCGCTCAACGCGCGCGGCTGGTTCGTCATCGTGATTTTCGCGCTGACGGTGGTCGGCTGGCTCACGACGAGCCTGCACGGCCTGAGCAGCGGTGTCATCGCGCTGTTGCCCGCACTGGCGTTGACCGCGACCGGTGTCTTGACCCGGCACGACATCGACACACTGGAGTGGGACGTTCTGATCCTCATCGCTGGCGGCATCGCGCTAGGCACCGGGATGCAGGCTGCCGGACTCGACGGTGTGATCGCCGATCAACTCTCGGCGATTCCGGGCGTGCTGCTGGTCGGCTCGCTGGCCGTGATCACGCTGTTGCTCAGCACATTCATGAGTAACACCGCTGCGGCGAACCTTTTCTTACCGATCGCGATCGGTCTGTTTGCCGGAAGTGATAACGCAACGCCGGCGATCACCGCAGCCGTCTGCGTCGCACTCTCGGCGAGCATCGCAATGGCCATGCCGATGAGCACCCCGCCCAACGCGATCGCGTTCAGTACCGGTCATGTGACGACACGCCAGATGGCCGTCTGGGGCGCGACCATCGGCGGCGTTGGCCTGGCCGCCCTCGTCCTCGGCGGCGGGGCCGTCGTGCGGTTCTGGGCAAACGCGTTCTGACGTTGAGCGGCGACCAAAGGGAGTTTGGACAAGGCTCCCGCCGGTCGCTGCTCAAGGGGGGAAAACGATCACTTCTTCAACCGACGCCACGCGAACGCGCCGACGAACATGCCAAGCCCGCCCCACGCCGTCGCGGGCAGCGGTATCACCGCCGGGTCGCCGTCCCCGCCCGGTCCACCGCCGACGCCGCCGTCATCACCGTCGTCGTTCATGCCGTGAAGGTCGTCATCGTCCGGTTCACTGAAGCTCAGCGTGAAGTCCAGATTCCGAAGGATCGCTAGCGCGACGTTGTCGCCCGCGTCGAAGCCTTCTTCGACGAGAAAGTACTCCGTCGAATACTCATACTCGCCAGGTTGAAGTTGGCCGCTCAACGTCTGTGCATCCTCGTCGAACGTGACACCTGACCCCAGTCGTGAAATCGTGAGCGGAATGTCCAGGTCGTTCGCAGCCATCCCCAGACTCGCGTCGTTCAGAACGTCGAAGACGGACACCGAGTCCGATGTGGAAAAGAGC belongs to Planctomycetota bacterium and includes:
- a CDS encoding DASS family sodium-coupled anion symporter, producing MDLESAERHPTDLAVIYEPGVSDRTEFAVREIAAGMFRNAAPALACLVFSGLVVSMMFSFTDVPREGVWMSGIFTLAAALWCTQSIPLFATSISVFALMVIFLANPGDWPWLGFENSDNAPRYQDILAVAANPVIFLFFGGFLLAHAITRQGVDRVVAGKVLRPFTNKPRIALLAVMVVTAVMSMWMSNTAATALMIALTAPMIAKTEATDPFRVALILGVAFAANVGGMATPIGTPPNAVAVAALGKAGVHVSFLNWMAIGLPLMVALLTLTWLILATVFKPQAKQLEMEPKKTPLNARGWFVIVIFALTVVGWLTTSLHGLSSGVIALLPALALTATGVLTRHDIDTLEWDVLILIAGGIALGTGMQAAGLDGVIADQLSAIPGVLLVGSLAVITLLLSTFMSNTAAANLFLPIAIGLFAGSDNATPAITAAVCVALSASIAMAMPMSTPPNAIAFSTGHVTTRQMAVWGATIGGVGLAALVLGGGAVVRFWANAF